The following proteins are encoded in a genomic region of Candidatus Dormiibacterota bacterium:
- the ctaD gene encoding cytochrome c oxidase subunit I, with protein sequence MAVRPAETGPPPKDHYLNSGYGIKSWLLTTDHKRIAILYLISITFFFAIGGLMAVLIRMELATPEGDLFQSDTYNRLFTMHGIMMIFFFLIPSIPAVLGNFLVPIMVGARDLAFPRLNLMSWYIFNLGGLFTIWALLHGGVDTGWTFYTPYSTRYANTHVIATGLGIFIAGFSSILTGLNFVVTIHRMRAPGLTWFRLPLFIWAMYATSLIIILGTPVLAVTLLLLVAERLFRIGIFDASLGGDPLLFQHLFWFYSHPAVYIMILPAMGVVSEIVPAFARKKIFGYRFIAYSSLGLAVLSFLVWAHHMFVAGMSIYAAAVFSALSMLVAVPSAVKVFNWTATLYQGSVSWETPMLYALGFIGLFTMGGLTGVMLASLGIDVHVHDTYFIIAHFHYIMVGGAIMGYLGGLHYWWPKITGKLYPRFWSRISAMVIFIGFNVTFFPQFILGYLGMPRRYHVYPPEFQVLNVMSSAGATILGVGYLIPLIYFIWSMRYGPHASENPWGVVGLEWETTSPPPTDNFEETPVVTTGPYEYPQAGEVAGVL encoded by the coding sequence ATGGCCGTGCGACCGGCCGAGACCGGCCCCCCGCCGAAGGACCATTACCTGAACTCCGGCTACGGCATCAAGTCGTGGCTGCTGACGACCGATCACAAGAGGATCGCGATCCTCTACCTGATCTCCATCACCTTCTTCTTCGCCATCGGCGGACTGATGGCGGTCCTGATCCGGATGGAGCTGGCGACCCCCGAGGGGGACCTGTTCCAGTCGGACACCTACAACCGTCTGTTCACCATGCACGGCATCATGATGATCTTCTTCTTCCTGATTCCGTCGATCCCCGCCGTCCTCGGAAACTTCCTCGTGCCGATCATGGTCGGCGCCCGCGACCTGGCCTTCCCGCGTCTCAATCTGATGTCGTGGTACATCTTCAACCTCGGCGGCCTGTTCACCATCTGGGCGCTCCTGCACGGCGGGGTCGACACCGGCTGGACCTTCTACACGCCGTACAGCACGCGCTACGCCAACACGCACGTCATCGCCACCGGGCTCGGCATCTTCATCGCCGGATTCTCGTCGATCCTCACCGGGCTGAACTTCGTGGTGACGATCCACCGCATGCGGGCGCCGGGGCTGACCTGGTTCCGCCTGCCGCTGTTCATCTGGGCGATGTACGCCACGAGTCTCATCATCATCCTGGGGACGCCGGTCCTGGCTGTCACGCTCCTGCTGCTCGTGGCCGAGAGGCTGTTCCGGATCGGCATCTTCGACGCGTCCCTGGGGGGCGACCCGCTGCTGTTCCAGCATCTGTTCTGGTTCTACTCGCACCCCGCCGTGTACATCATGATCCTGCCGGCCATGGGCGTCGTGAGCGAGATCGTCCCGGCGTTCGCCCGCAAGAAGATCTTCGGCTACCGCTTCATCGCCTACTCCAGCCTCGGGCTCGCGGTGCTGAGCTTCCTGGTGTGGGCGCATCACATGTTCGTCGCCGGCATGTCGATCTACGCGGCGGCGGTCTTCTCGGCCCTGTCGATGCTGGTCGCCGTGCCGTCGGCGGTGAAGGTGTTCAACTGGACCGCGACCCTGTACCAGGGGTCGGTATCGTGGGAGACGCCGATGCTGTATGCCCTCGGCTTCATCGGCCTGTTCACCATGGGAGGCTTGACCGGCGTCATGCTGGCGAGTCTCGGCATCGACGTGCACGTGCACGACACCTATTTCATCATCGCGCACTTCCACTACATCATGGTCGGCGGCGCCATCATGGGATATCTCGGGGGGCTGCACTACTGGTGGCCGAAGATCACCGGGAAGCTGTACCCGCGGTTCTGGTCGCGCATCTCGGCGATGGTGATCTTCATCGGCTTCAACGTGACGTTCTTCCCGCAGTTTATCCTCGGCTACCTCGGCATGCCGCGCCGCTACCACGTCTACCCGCCCGAGTTCCAGGTTCTGAACGTGATGTCGTCCGCGGGCGCCACCATCCTGGGGGTCGGCTATCTCATCCCGCTCATCTATTTCATCTGGTCGATGCGCTACGGCCCGCACGCGTCGGAGAACCCGTGGGGCGTCGTCGGCCTCGAGTGGGAGACGACTTCGCCCCCGCCGACCGACAACTTCGAGGAGACCCCCGTGGTCACGACCGGTCCGTACGAGTACCCGCAGGCGGGGGA
- the coxB gene encoding cytochrome c oxidase subunit II — translation MFENAPLFPERASAIARQVDHLFLFALGGAAFFSILIAVLIFYLGIRYRRRSPSEVGRPPAEHSRSTTILEATWSLVPLGLLTILFVWGARLYFVIARPPANASELQVIGKQWMWKIQHPEGNREINELHVPVGRPIRLTLTSEDVIHSFFLPEFRIKTDVLPGRYSSLWFEADRIGTYHLFCAQYCGAEHSRMTGRVVVMEPHDYQSWLAGERRGRPPAESGAALFVSKACVTCHRPDTAARAPVLTGLFGRKVALQDGRSIVADEGYIRESILNPQAKIVAGYQPIMPTFQGQVGEEELLQLIDYVKTLKPHGGS, via the coding sequence ATGTTCGAGAACGCCCCGCTCTTCCCGGAACGGGCCTCGGCCATCGCCAGGCAGGTGGACCACCTGTTTCTGTTCGCGCTGGGGGGCGCCGCCTTCTTTTCGATCCTGATCGCGGTCCTCATCTTCTACCTGGGGATAAGGTACCGCCGGCGCTCGCCGTCCGAGGTCGGCAGGCCGCCGGCGGAGCACTCCCGGTCAACGACGATCCTGGAGGCGACCTGGTCGCTGGTGCCGCTCGGGCTCCTGACGATCCTGTTCGTCTGGGGTGCGCGTCTCTACTTCGTCATCGCGCGGCCGCCCGCCAACGCCTCGGAACTTCAGGTTATCGGGAAGCAGTGGATGTGGAAGATCCAGCACCCGGAAGGGAACCGCGAGATCAACGAGCTGCACGTCCCGGTGGGCCGGCCGATCCGGCTGACCCTGACCTCCGAGGACGTCATCCATTCGTTCTTCCTTCCGGAGTTCAGGATCAAGACGGACGTCCTGCCCGGACGTTATTCGTCGCTCTGGTTCGAGGCCGACCGGATCGGGACCTACCACCTGTTCTGCGCCCAGTACTGCGGCGCCGAGCACTCCCGAATGACCGGCAGGGTCGTGGTCATGGAGCCGCACGACTACCAGTCGTGGCTGGCGGGAGAGAGGCGCGGCCGGCCGCCCGCCGAGTCCGGCGCGGCGCTGTTCGTGTCCAAGGCCTGCGTCACCTGCCACCGCCCCGACACGGCGGCGCGCGCCCCGGTCCTCACCGGGCTATTCGGCAGGAAGGTCGCCCTGCAGGACGGGCGGAGCATCGTCGCCGACGAGGGGTACATCCGCGAGTCGATCCTCAACCCCCAGGCCAAGATCGTGGCCGGATACCAGCCGATCATGCCGACCTTCCAGGGACAGGTCGGCGAGGAGGAGCTCCTGCAGCTCATCGACTACGTCAAGACGCTCAAACCGCACGGAGGCTCGTGA